DNA from Gramella sp. MAR_2010_147:
ACTCCTAATATTGATAGCCTTGCAAGAATGGGAATGCGTTTTACAGATGCTCATTCACCAGCTGCATTATGTGCACCATCAAGATTTAGTTTATTAACCGGAAGTTATCCCTATAGAAATGGCAGACCGGGCGGATCCTGGGATGTAAACAATAGTTCAGCATTTAGTGTAAATGGCGACAGAACCAAAGCAGGAAGACATATTACCGTTGGGGAGATCATGCAGAATGCAGGTTATAAGACAGCTTTCTTCGGAAAAATGCATTTAGGTGGTGACGTTTATGATACTGATGGAAATCTTATTAGGGAAAAGGAAAAAATAAATACCATGGATTATAGCCGTGGGGTTGAAGACGGGTTAAACAAGCACGGTTTTGATTACTGGTTGGGACTTCTTAGCGGAATTCAGCATGAACCTTATGCGTATTTCGAAAATGGTAAATACCGCCCTGTAGATCCTGATAATCCGGCCACCAATGAAAGTACCAGGTTATTGAAGAATGGCTTTTACAAGGTGAGCGGCAACGGACTTTCAGAAATTGTAGAAGCCGGCAGAGTTCCCGCCAGAGGAGATGAAGATTATGATTCGAGCCAGGCCGGCATCATTCTTTCCAATGGAGCAGTCAATTTTATAGATCAACATTTAACGACAAATAAAGAGAGTGGAAATGATCAACCCTTTCTTCTATATTATTCTTCTCAGGCAATTCATGTTCCTCATTCTCCCCCATTCGATTTTGATGGAAATCCGGAAAACATCGATGAGCAGGTTTATGGGAAGACTGGCGCCATGACTTCAGACGTACTTTACGAACTGGATTTGCAGGTTGGGAAGATCATGAATAAATTAAAAGAGGAAGGAATTCTGGAAACTACACTCATTATTTTCACCAGCGATAATGGGGCTTTATGGCCAAACGTTACCCATTATGGTAATCCCGAACACGACAATAATGGTGTTCTTAGAGACTACAAAGCTTCTATTTATGAAGGAGGGCACCGTGTTCCGTTTATCGCAAGCTGGGGTGATGGAACCTCCGAAGGATCTGTTATAAAACCCGGAACAGTTTCAGACCAAACAATAATTGGTCACGACTGGGTAGCCACCATGTATGAGTTTACCCAACAGAATATGCAGGAAGATCAGGCGAAAGACAGCTCTTCCTTAATGTCCATTTTTACCGGAAAACAATCTGAAGAAGATCCTCTTCATGATTTTATAATCTACCAGGCAGGTTTCGCATTCACAGGAGCAATAAGACAGGGCGATCTCGTACTTGTGGTGGATCGGGATAATAAGGCAACAGAACTTTACGATCTATCTAATGACCTTTCTCAGGAACAAAATCTTATTGAAGATGAGAATTATTCAGAAACAGTAAAACGTTTAAGAACAAAATTTTTAAAATATAATGATCATGACACTGAAACTATTGAACCCAGGACTACAAAGGCTTTTAAGGTAAGATAATTGACATGTTATATTAAATTTTAATGAACTTTTCATGAAATTAATGACATTTCCAACACACAATATGGGGTTTAAAACATCTGGAAATGGCAAAGGTCTTCAGAATTTGAGGGATAGAAATAGATATCAAAAAAGTCTGCCCGAAATTAGATAAAAAAGTTAGCATTCATCCCAAACCTACTTTCTGGCTTCAGTATTTTCAATTATTTTATGCGAACTACGTTTTCCTTACTGAAAAGAGTTTTTCTAAATTCATCCGGCTTTTTCTCATTTAAAAGATCCAAACTTCCTTTGGCTTTGATAAGTTCAGCAAAATGCTTTTCCCTAAGATCATATTGCTCCTTCCCGGCATAGGTAGTGATTAAAATAAAACTAATGGGATATTCTAAACCTGGAGATGTTTCCAGCATTTCAAAAGATGAAATATATCCTTCTTTTACTGCGCTTTCACGAAGTTCTTTCCAGTTTTTCTGATAATAAAACAATGCTTCTTCTTTATGATCATTTAAAACCTCCACAAAATCTATCGTTGAAATTTCTGAAGTTTTCTGTGAATAGCTAAAAACACTTATCAGGCCAATTAGAATGAATATGATAATTCTCATTTTAGGAATATTTAAATGAATTAGAAGATCATGTTCTGAAGATAGTCATATTTGCTTTTTTATTCTTATGCCTCGGCATATTTATCGAAAATCACCTTATATCTACTGCTTTTCTCATCTTGATACTGGTTGCCTAAACACACACAAGTATCTAACTTACAGCCGCTTA
Protein-coding regions in this window:
- a CDS encoding sulfatase-like hydrolase/transferase translates to MFFISFISFCQQNTSERKLPNVVFILADDVGYTNLGIDGGTVPTPNIDSLARMGMRFTDAHSPAALCAPSRFSLLTGSYPYRNGRPGGSWDVNNSSAFSVNGDRTKAGRHITVGEIMQNAGYKTAFFGKMHLGGDVYDTDGNLIREKEKINTMDYSRGVEDGLNKHGFDYWLGLLSGIQHEPYAYFENGKYRPVDPDNPATNESTRLLKNGFYKVSGNGLSEIVEAGRVPARGDEDYDSSQAGIILSNGAVNFIDQHLTTNKESGNDQPFLLYYSSQAIHVPHSPPFDFDGNPENIDEQVYGKTGAMTSDVLYELDLQVGKIMNKLKEEGILETTLIIFTSDNGALWPNVTHYGNPEHDNNGVLRDYKASIYEGGHRVPFIASWGDGTSEGSVIKPGTVSDQTIIGHDWVATMYEFTQQNMQEDQAKDSSSLMSIFTGKQSEEDPLHDFIIYQAGFAFTGAIRQGDLVLVVDRDNKATELYDLSNDLSQEQNLIEDENYSETVKRLRTKFLKYNDHDTETIEPRTTKAFKVR